The sequence TCAATGTCGAGAAAGATTCATGACTCCTATTTTTATTGCTTTGGATACAGAAATATTTTTAAAAAGGAAAGAAATTGAAAAAGAAACCTGTGGTGGCTATTACGATGGGGGACCCTGCTGGAGTAGGACCCGAAGTGTGCCTCAAGGCGGTGCTAACGGATCGTGTTTTAAGGGTTTGTGTACCACTCATCGTTGGTGATTTGAAAGTTTTAAGACAGCACGCAAGGAAGATGCGAATTCCCGGACGGATGATTTCCATTAAGGAGGGTGAATTCGAGGAGTTGGCAGAAATGAGTGGGAAGGCAATACCGGTGCTTGATCTGGCTAATGTTTTGGCGCGTGATCGAGTGTTCGGCAAGATTCGCGCGGGTCTCGGCAGGGCAGCTGTTGGCTATATAGGAAGGGCTGTTCGTCTGACCCAAGAAGGCTTGGTCGATGCGGTGGCGACAGGGCCGATACAAAAGGAAGCTCTTCGAGCGGGCGGCTGTCCTTTTCCGGGGCATACTGAGCTGCTAGCCAGTTTGGTAGGAAGGGGGCGTCCAGTGATGATGCTCGCTCATGGCAAAATTCGAATAGCGCATCTCTCGACTCATTGTCCGCTTAAAGAGGCTATCCGAATGGTGAAACGCAAGCGTATCATTTACGTTGGCCGCTTACTGGCTGAAACGCTCGGTGTACTCGATGGCTGTCCCCCTAAAATTGCTATTGCCGGGCTGAATCCGCATGCGGGTGAAGGCGGCATGTTTGGTGTCGAGGAGAGTAGGGAGATAATACCAGCTGTCACGGAGCTTCGTGCCGAAGGTATTGATGTCGTGGGTCCCGAGCCGCCTGATACGGTTTTTGCCAAACTTCGAGGAGGACTGTTTAGCGGCGTCGTGGCTATGTATCATGATCAGGGACATATTGCAGGGAAAATGGCAGCTTTTCGCTTTAGCCGCGATGGTCACGGTTCGGTGCGTGGGGTGAACGTAACTTTGGGATTGCCTTTAGTTCGCACCTCTGTAGAGCATGGAACGGGATTCGAAATTGCGGGGAAAGGTTTGGCTGACTCTGCGAGCATGGTGGATGCTTTGGTTCTGGCAGCTCGAATGGTTCGGGGCAGGGTAGGGCGGATGCCATTACAGCGAGGTTAAAAAATAACCGGTCTTCCAATAGAAAGACCGGTTGTTTTTCTCGAAGAATGTTGCAATTTAGGTGTTAGGTGTCTAAGGTAATTTTTGCCAGACCCAAATAATCCTTCCAATGATAATATTTTCAATTCGGTCACTTGCTTTTAAGTCCATGTAATCGAAATCACCGTCTGATTTATCTTCAAGCAGCCAAAGCCGTGAACTGTTCATGTTGAGGCGCCGGATGGCATTAACGCTTGCCTCGCTGGGTGATTTTTTCTTTAGTACTGTATTGAGAGCGTAGTAGGCGTTTGGGCGAATTTCTTTGTCGTCCCGATCTATCACAATTCGACCGCCCGCCTGGAATGGCGATGACATGTTTTTCACCCAATCAGCTTTGATCTCAAGGGCCACAAGGTTGTTTCTGCCGGTGGCTTCTTGAAGATGGACAATTTCCCAGTCGTTGATTCGATCAGTTTGCACCTTGCCGGGTCTCGCAGCCGACTTCGAGTCTACAATTGGAATTCCAAAGAACCCTGATTTGCCCTTTCCTTTTGGCGATGTGACTCCGAGACTTTTGGGGAGTCGTACATCGATTTCTTTTTGCGAGTTTTCGTGGGGAGATTGCCCAGTGCCAAAAATAAGCCAGTCTCCTGAAACGCTGAAGTTATCGGCGAGAAATTTAATGAAAGAAAGGCTAACTTCGGTGAGCCCTTTTTCGTACTGGCTGATTATCGCCTGAGAAAGACCAGCACGATTTGCGAGCTCTGTTTGTTCTAGTTTGTTGAAAAGACGAATTTCTCTTAGGCGTGCTCCGATTGCTTGCCTGCCTGATTTTTCTAGTCTTAATTTCATTTTCCCCACTTCCATTTGTTCTGTTGAACGATTGAGTGAAATTGGTCAACCATTTATCTGATTATAGGTAAAGAGCTTTAATTTTTTGTGACGAAAAATTCAAAATATTTATAAACTCTGTATTCCACATATAAATCAATGTACATTACTCAGTGATTTTCAGCCATAAATTTTTTTATTTGCCGTATTGTCATTATTTATTTAATTGTACTTATTTTGTGTCTTGTTTGAAAACAATTGGATATAGAAATTATGGTGCTACTAATCAGGTTCTATAAGATTCAATATTTGTACCACAGTATGACAAATCGTCAAGACATAAACTGATTTTACTCCAGCTTTTTTTAACACCCTCGAGCAGGCTGAAACCGTAGAGCCTGTAGTCAGCACATCGTCAACTAGTAGTACATTTTTTCCCGATACAGATTTGGGATTCGGTATAAAAAACACACCTCTCAAATTTCCTCGTCGTTGCGATGCAGATAGACGTGTTTGGGGGGATGTCGATTTCTTACGCTCAATAGTTGGAGTGAAGTTTAATTTCAAGTGCGTGGCTGTGCTTTGAGCGAGAATCAAAGCTTGGTCGTATCCGCGTTCTCGCCATCTTTTTTGATCTATGGGGACAAATGTGACGAGTGGATACTCTTCGTGGATGAAATTATCATATTCTTGACTTGCAAGCAGGGCGAGTTCTTTGCCGAGCTCAGCGGCGATAGTGGGGCGTCCATGAAATTTAAATAGGTGTATCAATTCACGTAGAGAACCATCGTAAGGACCTATGGCTCGAGCAGAGTCATAGGCTGGCGGGTGTTCCTGGCACTCTGCACATATATGCTTTGGAGAGTACAGCAGAGTAGTTTTCGAGTGAAATGGTTTCCCGCAAGTCGGGCATTTAGGGGAAGGCGTACGCTCTAGAGATTGAATGCAGAGGCCGCATACCGCATCTGTAGTACCCAGTGGGCGCGAGGCCCCGCATATCGGGCAAGATCGGGGGAGGATTAAATCTGGGATGTACGATAAAAATTTCAAAAAAGTTTGCATGACGGAATCTGGATTAGACTGGGTGAGAGAGGAGCTTGTTTGACTCAGGATTTCCTGCGGAGGTTGAGCCTTTTACTTGCAAGCCCTTCTTGAGCCGATTTTTCTCCTTGGCGGCGAAATCGTATGAATTCGGAAACGATTGCAATTCCAATCTCGCCGGGTGAATCAGCGCCAATGTCGAGACCAATGGGTGCGTGAACACGTCCAATGATCTCATCCATATCGAAGCCCTTGTCTCGGAGATGTCGATAGGTAAGCAAGACCTTGCTTTTTGAACCGATCATTCCAATGTAGCGAGCTGGAGTCTTTAGCGCCCACTCGAGAACGGTCTCATCGTTAGCATGCCCACGGGTGATAATGGTGATGTAATTTGACTCATCAACTGGAATTTCGTCGAAAATAGCGGGGTGCTCTCCAACGAAGAAAGACTCGGCCATCGGGAATCGTTCTTTGTTGGCGAAGCTTGGGCGGTCCTCGATTATAGAGGTACGAAAGCCCGACATATGTGCGGCTTGTGCCACACAAAAGGAGACATGGCCGCCTCCAAAGATATAGACAAGAGGTTGGGCCGTAATCGGCTCGACAAATATTTCAGTCGAATCACTGTCGGTTGGGCGCGTTTTCTCTGATGGTGGCTCATCGCTCTTGAATTGCATTAACGAGGGCTGGCCCTGCCGCATTATCTGGCCGCTCTCTCTCCATATCTCTGCTGCATATTTCGGAATATCTCCGACCGTGTCGCCGTTTCGATTCACAAGCATTTTTCTATCATTGGATGACAATGTTTGATCGCCGCCAGTTTGAACAATTGTGGCCAGAACCGCACTTTGCCCACGGTTCCTTGTGTCGATAATTTCGGCCAGAAGTTCTGGATTGTAGGCATCAAAGGGCTCAATTAATATCTCGACGGTCCCGCCACATATATGGCCACTGTCTCCAGCCTCGTCAGCAGTCAAATCAAATGCGATTTTCTCTGGTGAGCCACCTTCAATGATGTTCATGGCCGATTGCCACACCTCGGCCTCAAGGCAACCACCGCCTACAGTGCCCATAGTGCTTCCGTCCTCGCGGACGAGCATCTTTGCGTCTCCGCTCATGGGGGCGGAACCTTTCCGCGAGACGACTGTGGCGAGGGCACCCCGCTCTCCATTTCCCTTTCTCTCGGCGATTTCCTTGTATACGTCTTTACTCATCGGATCCCTTCAGCTTTCTTCCATTAATCCTTATTTAAAGACCAATGGAAGTGTTAAAATTGTAGGTTAAGGGGTCTTGACTAGTATCCGAGCCCCCGTCTCATTACAAGCCGTGAATAATACAGCTTCCACCTGGCTGCTCGGGGGGCAAACCCCATTGCAAATAATATAACCGA comes from Nitrospinaceae bacterium and encodes:
- the pdxA gene encoding 4-hydroxythreonine-4-phosphate dehydrogenase PdxA is translated as MGDPAGVGPEVCLKAVLTDRVLRVCVPLIVGDLKVLRQHARKMRIPGRMISIKEGEFEELAEMSGKAIPVLDLANVLARDRVFGKIRAGLGRAAVGYIGRAVRLTQEGLVDAVATGPIQKEALRAGGCPFPGHTELLASLVGRGRPVMMLAHGKIRIAHLSTHCPLKEAIRMVKRKRIIYVGRLLAETLGVLDGCPPKIAIAGLNPHAGEGGMFGVEESREIIPAVTELRAEGIDVVGPEPPDTVFAKLRGGLFSGVVAMYHDQGHIAGKMAAFRFSRDGHGSVRGVNVTLGLPLVRTSVEHGTGFEIAGKGLADSASMVDALVLAARMVRGRVGRMPLQRG
- a CDS encoding ComF family protein, which codes for MIHLFKFHGRPTIAAELGKELALLASQEYDNFIHEEYPLVTFVPIDQKRWRERGYDQALILAQSTATHLKLNFTPTIERKKSTSPQTRLSASQRRGNLRGVFFIPNPKSVSGKNVLLVDDVLTTGSTVSACSRVLKKAGVKSVYVLTICHTVVQILNLIEPD
- a CDS encoding XdhC family protein, with amino-acid sequence MSKDVYKEIAERKGNGERGALATVVSRKGSAPMSGDAKMLVREDGSTMGTVGGGCLEAEVWQSAMNIIEGGSPEKIAFDLTADEAGDSGHICGGTVEILIEPFDAYNPELLAEIIDTRNRGQSAVLATIVQTGGDQTLSSNDRKMLVNRNGDTVGDIPKYAAEIWRESGQIMRQGQPSLMQFKSDEPPSEKTRPTDSDSTEIFVEPITAQPLVYIFGGGHVSFCVAQAAHMSGFRTSIIEDRPSFANKERFPMAESFFVGEHPAIFDEIPVDESNYITIITRGHANDETVLEWALKTPARYIGMIGSKSKVLLTYRHLRDKGFDMDEIIGRVHAPIGLDIGADSPGEIGIAIVSEFIRFRRQGEKSAQEGLASKRLNLRRKS
- a CDS encoding helix-turn-helix transcriptional regulator encodes the protein MKLRLEKSGRQAIGARLREIRLFNKLEQTELANRAGLSQAIISQYEKGLTEVSLSFIKFLADNFSVSGDWLIFGTGQSPHENSQKEIDVRLPKSLGVTSPKGKGKSGFFGIPIVDSKSAARPGKVQTDRINDWEIVHLQEATGRNNLVALEIKADWVKNMSSPFQAGGRIVIDRDDKEIRPNAYYALNTVLKKKSPSEASVNAIRRLNMNSSRLWLLEDKSDGDFDYMDLKASDRIENIIIGRIIWVWQKLP